One genomic region from Gossypium hirsutum isolate 1008001.06 chromosome D13, Gossypium_hirsutum_v2.1, whole genome shotgun sequence encodes:
- the LOC107918831 gene encoding truncated transcription factor CAULIFLOWER A-like, giving the protein MGRGRVQLKRIENKINRQVTFSKRRAGLLKKAHEISILCDAEVALIVFSHKGKLFEYSTDSCMEKILERYERYSYAERQLVATEPESQGNWSMDYNRLKAKVELLQRNHRHYMGEELESLSLKELQNLEQQLDTALKLIRSKKNQLMYESISELQRKEKAIQEQNTMLAKQIKEREKTVAQQQQQQQQQPQWGQQNHGLNTSSFLLPQPPPCLNIGGTYQEETTEMRRNELDLTLEPIYSCHLGCFAA; this is encoded by the exons atggggAGAGGTAGGGTTCAGTTGAAGAGGATTGAGAACAAGATCAACAGGCAAGTTACTTTCTCCAAAAGGAGAGCTGGGTTGTTGAAGAAAGCTCATGAGATCTCCATCTTGTGTGATGCTGAGGTCGCTTTGATTGTCTTCTCCCACAAAGGGAAGCTCTTTGAATACTCCACTGATTCCTG CATGGAGAAGATCCTTGAACGCTATGAAAGGTATTCTTATGCTGAGAGACAACTTGTTGCTACTGAGCCTGAATCTCAG GGCAACTGGTCCATGGACTATAATAGACTTAAAGCTAAGGTTGAGCTCTTGCAGAGAAATCACAG GCATTACATGGGAGAAGAATTAGAGTCATTGAGTCTCAAGGAGCTGCAGAATTTGGAGCAGCAGCTTGATACTGCTCTTAAACTTATTCGTTCAAAAAAA AACCAACTCATGTATGAGTCAATATCAGAGCTTCAGAGAAAG GAGAAGGCAATACAGGAGCAAAACACCATGCTAGCAAAGCAG ATCAAAGAGAGGGAGAAGACAGTGGCGCAGCAACAGCAGCAACAGCAGCAGCAGCCGCAATGGGGGCAGCAAAACCATGGCCTCAACACATCATCCTTTCTGCTGCCACAGCCTCCTCCCTGTTTGAATATCGG TGGCACATACCAGGAAGAAACAACAGAAATGAGGAGGAATGAACTAGACCTTACTCTGGAACCTATTTACTCATGCCATTTGGGATGCTTTGCTGCATGA